Proteins co-encoded in one Brassica oleracea var. oleracea cultivar TO1000 chromosome C4, BOL, whole genome shotgun sequence genomic window:
- the LOC106341991 gene encoding transketolase-1, chloroplastic: MASTSSLALSQALLARAISYHGSDQRISLPSSFSRASASSRRRNAASMTKLRSIRPLVRAAAVETLETSTDSSIIDKSVNSIRFLAIDAVEKAKSGHPGLPMGCAPMAHILYDEVMRYNPKNPYWFNRDRFVLSAGHGCMLLYALLHLAGYDSVLEEDLKSFRQWGSKTPGHPENFETPGIEVTTGPLGQGVANAVGLALAEKHLAARFNKPDAEVVDHYTYVILGDGCQMEGISNEAASLAGHWGLGKLIAFYDDNHISIDGDTEIAFTENVDQRFEALGWHVIWVKNGNTGYDEIRAAIKEAKTVTDKPTLIKVTTTIGYGSPNKANSYSVHGAALGEKEVEATRNNLGWPYEPFQVPDEVKSHWSRHTPEGKALESDWNATFAAYEKKYPEEAAELKSIITGELPAGWEKALPTYTPESPGDATRNLSQQCLNAIAKVVPGFLGGSADLASSNMTLLKASGDFQKATPEERNLRFGVREHGMGAICNGIALHSPGLIPYCATFFVFTDYMRGAMRISALSEAGVIYVMTHDSIGLGEDGPTHQPIEHIASFRAMPNTLMFRPADGNETAGAYKIAVNKRKTPSILALSRQKLPQLPGTSIEGVAKGGYTISDDSSGNKPDVILIGTGSELEIAAQAAEVIRKEGKTVRVVSFVCWELFDEQTDEYKESVLPSGVSARVSIEAASTFGWGKIVGGKGKSIGINSFGASAPAPLLYKEFGITVEAVVDAAKSLF, translated from the exons ATGGCTTCAACTTCCTCCCTCGCTCTCTCTCAAGCCCTCCTCGCCCGCGCCATCTCTTACCATGGCTCCGACCAACGCATCTCCCTACCATCATCTTTCTCACGCGCCTCCGCTTCCTCTCGCCGCCGCAACGCCGCGTCGATGACCAAACTCCGATCTATCCGCCCCCTCGTTCGCGCCGCAGCTGTCGAGACCCTCGAGACGAGCACCGATTCGTCTATTATTGACAAATCCGTTAATTCGATCAGGTTCTTGGCTATCGATGCGGTGGAGAAGGCCAAGTCAGGTCACCCTGGTCTCCCCATGGGATGTGCTCCCATGGCTCACATTCTCTACGATGAGGTCATGAGGTATAACCCCAAGAACCCTTACTGGTTTAACCGTGACCGGTTCGTTCTCTCTGCTGGACATGGTTGTATGCTGCTCTACGCGTTGCTTCACCTCGCTGGATACGACAGCGTTTTG GAGGAGGATTTGAAGAGTTTCCGACAGTGGGGAAGCAAGACACCTGGACATCCTGAGAACTTCGAGACTCCTGGGATTGAAGTCACTACCG GTCCACTTGGACAAGGGGTTGCTAATGCTGTTGGTTTAGCTCTTGCTGAGAAGCATTTAGCTGCTAGGTTCAACAAACCTGACGCTGAAGTTGTCGACCACTACAC ATATGTGATTCTTGGAGATGGTTGTCAGATGGAGGGTATTTCAAATGAAGCTGCCTCACTAGCTGGTCACTGGGGACTTGGAAAGCTCATTGCTTTCTATGATGACAATCACATCTCCATTGATGGAGACACTGAGATTGCATTCACTGAGAATGTTGACCAGCGTTTTGAAGCGCTTGGATGGCATGTTATTTGGGTGAAGAATGGTAACACTGGGTATGATGAGATCCGTGCTGCTATTAAGGAAGCTAAAACGGTTACAGACAAGCCTACATTGATCAAG GTCACTACTACAATTGGTTATGGATCTCCAAACAAGGCGAACTCGTACAGTGTCCATGGAGCTGCACTTGGTGAGAAGGAAGTTGAGGCTACCAGAAACAACCTCGGATGGCCTTATGAGCCATTTCAGGTACCTGATGAAGTTAAAAG CCACTGGAGCCGTCATACGCCTGAAGGCAAAGCTCTTGAATCTGACTGGAATGCAACGTTTGCAGCGTATGAAAAGAAGTACCCAGAGGAAGCTGCAGAGTTGAAATCTATCATCACTGGTGAATTACCTGCTGGCTGGGAGAAGGCACTACCT ACATACACACCCGAGTCTCCAGGCGACGCCACTAGAAACCTGTCACAGCAATGTCTTAACGCCATAGCCAAAGTTGTCCCTGGTTTCCTCGGTGGAAGTGCTGACCTCGCATCATCCAACATGACACTCCTCAAAGCCTCTGGTGACTTCCAAAAGGCCACACCCGAAGAAAGAAACCTTAGGTTTGGTGTTAGGGAGCACGGAATGGGAGCCATCTGCAACGGCATAGCCCTTCACAGCCCCGGTCTCATCCCCTACTGTGCAACTTTCTTCGTCTTCACTGACTACATGAGAGGTGCCATGAGAATCTCAGCCTTGTCCGAAGCTGGAGTGATCTATGTGATGACTCATGACTCCATTGGTCTCGGAGAAGATGGGCCAACCCATCAGCCCATTGAGCACATCGCTAGCTTCCGCGCGATGCCCAACACGCTCATGTTCCGTCCCGCCGACGGAAACGAGACGGCCGGTGCGTACAAGATCGCTGTCAACAAGCGTAAGACGCCGTCTATCTTGGCTTTGTCTAGGCAAAAGCTTCCTCAGCTTCCGGGGACATCGATCGAAGGAGTTGCGAAGGGTGGATACACGATCTCTGACGACTCGTCGGGGAACAAACCTGATGTTATCTTGATTGGAACTGGCTCTGAGCTGGAGATTGCTGCACAGGCTGCGGAGGTGATTAGGAAAGAAGGCAAGACCGTTAGAGTTGTGTCTTTTGTCTGCTGGGAGCTGTTTGATGAGCAGACGGATGAGTACAAGGAGAGTGTTTTACCGTCTGGTGTGTCGGCTAGAGTTAGTATTGAAGCAGCTTCGACTTTTGGATGGGGGAAGATTGTTGGAGGGAAAGGGAAGTCTATTGGTATTAACTCGTTTGGGGCTAGTGCACCGGCGCCTTTGCTCTACAAGGAGTTTGGTATCACTGTGGAAGCTGTTGTTGATGCGGCTAAGTCACTCTTCTAA
- the LOC106342525 gene encoding tubulin-folding cofactor D, whose amino-acid sequence MAATEDQISPEKIETEADAVKLEEEEEDDEHDSKERVLQRYFLQEWNLVKSLLDDIVSNGRVVVPSSVQKIQSIMDKYQEQGQLVEPYLESIVSPLMLIIRSKASELDSRSDEILEIIKPICIIIYTLVTVCGYKSVIKFFPHQVSDLELAVLLLEKCHTTSSGSSLRQESTGEMEAKCVTLLWLSILVLVPFDISSVDTSIAEDESFGVGDIAPLVLKILGFCKDYLCSSGPMRRISGLLLSKLLTRPDMGKAFTSFVEWTDEVLSSKEDSVVNHFRLLGVMEALAAIFKTASRKVLLDVLPTVLNNVIVLSKSSAATRSPLLRKYLIKLTQRIGLVCLPHRLPSWRYVARTASLSENISTGPTQRLAADHAGAAVSQQEIPDDQEDEDMDVPEILEEIIEMLLSGLRDTDTVVRWSAAKGIGRVSSRLTSVLSEEVLSSVLELFSPGEGDGSWHGGCLALAELARRGLLLPRSFPQVVPIIVKALHYDVRRGPHSVGSHVRDAAAYVCWAFGRAYYHKDMKNVLDQLAPDLLIVGSFDREVNCRRAAAAAFQENVGRQGNYPHGIDIVNIADYFSLSSRVNSYLQVAVSIAQYEGYLYPFVDELLFNKICHWDKSLRELAAKALAALVKYEPEYFFNYVLEKLIPCTLSTDLCMRHGATLAAGEVVLALHQCGYVHSSDTHKRIAGIVPAIEKARLYRGKGGEIMRLAVSRFIECISSSHVTLSERTERILLDTLTVNLGHPNSQIQNAAVSAVQQLVQSYLIGNDKKSADLISKHLKHLTDPNVAVRRGSALALGVLPYELLIAKWKDVVLKLCGACMIEANPEDRDAEARMNAVKGLTSVCESLTQRRASDPENDDLSLFILIKTEVMDTLLKALDDYSVDNRGDVGSWVREAAIHGLEKCTYILCKKAGADSAGDSSSLFDSNLANRLIGGIVKQGVEKMDKLRETAAKALQRILYHETVTVPYIPYREKLEDIIPNQEGLRWAVPTFSFPRFVQLLGFPCYSKGVMSGLVISTGGLQKSLKEASFSALLQYLGEGEANEQRSRESAMCDDILWTLQEYKKCERVIVPCLKTIEGLLDEKTFQNEEAYTLSFYKGVVDSLAIELRASKIFAKLEAGVVILGYIASVSEPNSKQAFSQLLSFLAHRYPKIREKAAEEACLALVRNKTLVTEDKIERVKDVITTPCWEAGMELTQSQKLELCESAGLELGVVFRARTRTVTRTMTASDENASYSSLVDSSGF is encoded by the exons ATGGCAGCTACAGAAGATCAAATCTCGCCGGAAAAAATCGAAACCGAGGCGGATGCGGTAAAACTAGAAGAGGAAGAAGAGGACGACGAGCATGATTCGAAGGAGAGAGTACTCCAGAGATACTTCCTACAAGAATGGAATCTCGTCAAATCTCTTCTCGACGATATCGTCTCGAACGGCCGCGTCGTTGTTCCTTCCTCCGTTCAGAAGATCCAATCCATC ATGGATAAGTACCAGGAGCAAGGTCAACTAGTGGAGCCTTACTTAGAGAGCATAGTCTCTCCACTAATGCTAATCATCCGCTCCAAAGCATCTGAACTAGATTCGAGATCCGATGAGATTCTCGAAATAATCAAGCCTATATGCATTATTATCTACACTCTAGTCACTGTGTGCGGTTACAAATCTGTAATTAAGTTCTTTCCTCATCAAGTCTCCGATCTTGAGCTCGCGGTGTTGCTTCTGGAGAAGTGCCACACCACGAGTTCTGGTTCTTCGTTGAGGCAAGAGAGCACTGGAGAGATGGAGGCTAAATGTGTGACTCTCTTGTGGCTTTCGATTCTGGTGCTGGTCCCGTTTGATATTTCTTCGGTTGATACGAGTATTGCAGAGGATGAGAGCTTTGGTGTGGGAGATATTGCTCCTTTGGTGTTGAAGATTTTGGGGTTTTGTAAGGATTATCTTTGCAGTTCTGGACCGATGAGGAGGATATCGGGGTTGCTGCTGTCGAAGCTTTTGACGCGTCCCGATATGGGGAAGGCCTTCACAAG TTTTGTTGAGTGGACAGATGAAGTTTTATCTTCTAAGGAAGATAGTGTGGTGAACCACTTTCGCTTGCTTGGTGTGATGGAGGCTCTGGCTGCTATTTTTAAG ACTGCTAGCCGGAAAGTGTTGCTGGATGTGCTTCCTACTGTTTTGAATAATGTGATCGTGCTAAGCAAATCCAGTGCAGCAACTAGAAGTCCTCTGCTTCGCAAGTATTTGATCAAGTTAACTCAGAGGATAGGGCTTGTTTGTCTTCCTCATCGCTTACCTTCCTGGCGCTATGTG GCTCGAACCGCCTCTCTTTCTGAAAATATATCTACGGGTCCGACCCAGAGATTGGCGGCTGATCATGCTGGTGCTGCCGTCTCACAACAAGAAATTCCGGATGACCAAGAGGATGAAGATATGGATGTTCCTGAAATCTTAGAAGAGATAATTGAAATGCTACTCTCTGGTCTGAGGGACACG GATACCGTGGTTCGTTGGTCTGCTGCAAAGGGTATAGGCCGTGTATCTTCACGGCTAACATCTGTTCTTTCCGAAGAGGTGCTGTCATCTGTATTGGAGCTGTTTTCACCAGGAGAG GGAGATGGTTCATGGCATGGGGGTTGTTTGGCTTTAGCTGAACTGGCTCGTAGAGGTTTACTGTTGCCTAGAAGTTTCCCTCAAGTCGTTCCAATTATTGTGAAG GCACTCCATTATGATGTACGTAGAGGTCCGCACAGTGTTGGATCGCATGTGCGTGATGCAGCGGCTTATGTTTGCTGGGCATTTGGGCGTGCCTATTACCACAAAGATATGAAAAACGTGCTGGATCAGCTTGCTCCAGATTTATTGATAGTGGGTTCCTTTGATAGAGAG GTGAACTGTAGAAGGGCTGCTGCCGCTGCTTTCCAAGAGAATGTTGGAAGGCAAGGAAACTACCCTCATGGGATTGACATAGTGAACATAGCTGACTATTTTTCCCTTTCGTCTCGGGTGAACTCTTACCTTCAGGTTGCTGTTTCCATTGCTCAGTATGAAGGGTATCTCTATCCTTTTGTGGATGAATTGCTCTTCAACAAGATCTGCCACTGG GATAAAAGCTTGAGAGAACTTGCCGCAAAAGCTCTTGCTGCTCTTGTTAAGTACGAGCCTGAGTACTTCTTCAACTATGTGCTGGAGAAACTAATTCCTTGTACCCTTTCGACTGATTTGTGCATGCGCCATGGTGCTACATTGGCAGCTGGAGAGGTTGTGTTAGCTCTGCACCAGTGTGGCTATGTCCATTCTTCTG ATACCCATAAGCGTATTGCTGGTATTGTCCCTGCCATTGAGAAAGCACGCCTTTACCGTGGAAAAGGTGGAGAAATAATGCGACTGGCTGTCTCACGGTTTATCGAATGTATCTCGTCATCGCATGTGACATTATCTGAGAGAACCGAACGGATCCTGCTTGATACCCTCACTGTGAATCTAGGACATCCCAATTCTCAGATACAG AATGCAGCAGTCAGTGCTGTTCAACAGCTTGTGCAATCCTATCTAATTGGCAATGATAAGAAATCTGCTGATTTAATATCAAAACACCTGAAACATCTAACGGACCCAAACGTAGCTGTTCGAAGAGGTTCTGCACTTGCACTAGGTGTTTTGCCGTATGAACTATTGATTGCAAAATGGAAGGATGTAGTGTTGAAGCTCTGCGGTGCCTGTATGATAGAG GCGAATCCTGAAGATAGAGATGCTGAGGCACGCATGAATGCTGTAAAGGGACTCACATCCGTGTGTGAGAGTCTTACTCAGCGAAGAGCTAGTGATCCTGAAAACGATGACCTGTCTCTCTTTATTCTTATCAAGACTGAAGTGATGGATACTTTACTGAAAGCTCTTGATGATTACTCGGTAGATAACAGAGGTGATGTAGGTTCTTGGGTTCGTGAAGCTGCAATCCATGGACTTGAGAAATGTACATATATTCTCTGTAAGAAAGCCGGAGCAGATTCAGCGGGAGATTCATCCTCGCTTTTTGATTCAAATCTCGCAAACCGTTTGATTGGAGGTATTGTGAAGCAAGGAGTGGAGAAAATGGATAAGTTGAGAGAAACAGCTGCAAAAGCTCTTCAAAGGATTCTGTATCACGAAACAGTAACCGTCCCTTACATTCCTTACAGAGAAAAACTTGAAGATATCATTCCCAACCAAGAAGGCCTTCGATGGGCG GTGCCGACTTTCTCCTTCCCACGTTTCGTTCAGTTACTAGGCTTCCCTTGTTACAGCAAAGGGGTGATGTCTGGATTAGTAATTTCGACCGGAGGATTACAAAAATCACTTAAAGAGGCTTCATTCTCTGCGTTGCTGCAGTATCTGGGGGAAGGTGAAGCTAATGAGCAACGATCAAGAGAGTCTGCGATGTGTGACGACATCCTTTGGACACTTCAAGAGTACAAGAAATGTGAACGAGTTATTGTGCCCTGTCTAAAG ACAATCGAGGGGCTCTTGGATGAAAAGACGTTTCAGAATGAAGAG GCTTATACGCTGAGTTTCTATAAGGGAGTTGTGGATTCGTTAGCCATCGAACTCAGAGCCTCAAAGATATTCGCAAAGTTGGAGGCAGGGGTTGTGATACTTGGGTATATTGCTTCAGTCTCGGAACCCAACAGCAAACAAGCCTTTTCTCAGCTTCTATCATTCCTTGCTCACCGATACCCAAAG ATCAGAGAGAAGGCGGCTGAAGAAGCTTGTCTTGCGCTAGTTCGTAACAAAACCTTAGTAACAGAGGACAAGATTGAGAGAGTGAAAGATGTAATAACTACGCCTTGTTGGGAAGCTGGCATGGAACTAACCCAATCTCAAAAGTTGGAGTTGTGTGAATCGGCTGGTTTAGAGCTTGGAGTAGTGTTCAGGGCCAGAACCAGAACGGTGACTAGGACCATGACGGCTTCGGACGAGAATGCGTCTTACTCATCTCTGGTCGATTCCTCTGGCTTCTGA
- the LOC106339452 gene encoding 40S ribosomal protein S13-2, with product MGRLHSKGKGISASALPYKRSPPSWLKTTSQDVDESICKFAKKGLTPSQIGVILRDSHGIPQVKSVTGNKILRILKAHGLAPEIPEDLYHLIKKAVAIRKHLERNRKDKDSKFRLILVESRIHRLARYYKKTKKLPPVWKYESTTASTLVA from the exons ATGGGGCGACTCCATTCTAAAGG AAAGGGTATCTCAGCATCTGCTTTGCCGTACAAGCGTTCGCCCCCGAGCTGGCTCAAGACAACCTCCCAGGAT GTTGATGAATCCATTTGCAAGTTTGCGAAGAAGGGTTTGACTCCATCACAGATTGGTGTCATTCTTCGTGACTCTCACGGTATCCCTCAGGTGAAGAGTGTTACCGGAAACAAGATTTTGAGAATCTTGAAAGCTCATG GACTTGCTCCGGAGATCCCTGAGGATTTGTACCACCTGATCAAGAAAGCAGTTGCTATCCGCAAGCACCTTGAGAGGAACAGGAAAGACAAGGACTCCAAGTTCAGGTTGATTCTTGTGGAGAGCAGAATCCACCGTCTTGCTCGTTACTACAAGAAGACCAAGAAGCTCCCTCCCGTCTGGAAGTA TGAATCTACCACCGCAAGCACTCTTGTGGCTTAA